In Triticum urartu cultivar G1812 chromosome 6, Tu2.1, whole genome shotgun sequence, the following proteins share a genomic window:
- the LOC125516416 gene encoding FBD-associated F-box protein At3g52670-like — MGMLALNRLMSLQSDRPRRQQGGVSGRRLSASRTGKRKGSPCQQDDDGDDSQSGKIRRTAIKELPEDILFRIHSLMPMREAARAACASHAFLNSWRYHPNLIFDKDTIGLEESVSGEKVHHKIDCILREHKGSLKTFKLDYAQMNGLDDFSYLDSWLQIALKPGLEELTFMLSASITYNFPCALLSDRVGNSLRCLRLGLCVLHRIVELGPLRSLTRLYLCHLSITWNELERVLSNSLALELLDLTSCNEIKCLKLSSALQRFKGLHILVCQSLRLIESKAPNLSSLYFRSGCKLDFSLVETWQMKKLYLVQSNVIYDARTKLPPVLPNIETLYIESQREVVDAPMLPTKFLYLKHLTIILRLGPDGSGAYDYFSLVSFLDASPSLETLTLDVTQRRMVHESIFVDSQLRHMPEHHHGHLKSVKISGFSSAKCLIELTCYILKNAVSLECLTLDTICGHRCYDEGGDDWCVPMADPILMETPRTLSAIRTYIENKVPSTVKLTVLEPCNKCHGKRLERLLSLSRNVISI, encoded by the exons ATGGGGATGCTGGCGCTGAACCGACTCATGTCTCTGCAGAGCGACCGGCCCCGGCGTCAGCAAGGGGGAGTTTCAG GTCGTCGGCTTTCGGCCTCAAGGACGGGTAAAAGGAAGGGATCGCCCTGTCAACaagatgacgatggcgatgattctCAATCTGGTAAAATTAGGAGAACGGCAATCAAGGAGCTTCCTGAG GACATATTGTTTCGTATACACTCCTTAATGCCAATGCGTGAAGCTGCTCGTGCTGCTTGTGCATCTCACGCCTTTTTAAATTCGTGGAGATACCATCCCAATCTCATCTTTGATAAGGATACAATTGGCTT AGAAGAAAGTGTGAGTGGAGAGAAGGTCCACCACAAGATTGACTGCATTCTCAGGGAACACAAAGGCAGCTTGAAAACATTCAAGCTTGACTACGCTCAAATGAATGGGCTTGATGACTTCAGTTATCTTGACAGTTGGCTTCAGATTGCTCTTAAGCCTGGGCTTGAAGAACTCACCTTCATGTTGTCTGCATCAAT AACATACAACTTCCCATGCGCGCTTTTATCTGACAGGGTTGGAAACTCGCTTCGGTGCCTTAGACTTGGTCTCTGTGTCCTCCATCGCATAGTTGAACTTGGCCCCTTGAGAAGCCTAACACGCCTGTACCTGTGTCatttgagcatcacatggaatgAGTTAGAGCGCGTTCTTTCCAACTCTCTCGCTTTGGAGCTATTAGATCTTACTAGTTGCAATGAGATTAAATGTCTGAAGTTATCTAGTGCCCTGCAGCGGTTCAAGGGGCTTCATATTTTAGTATGCCAGAGTTTGAGACTGATAGAAAGCAAAGCTCCAAATCTCTCTAGTCTTTACTTTAGATCAGGATGCAAGTTAGACTTCTCACTTGTGGAAACATGGCAAATGAAGAAACTATACTTGGTACAAAGCAATGTTATCTATGATGCCCGTACCAAGCTACCACCCGTTCTGCCAAATATTGAAACTCTTTACATAGAATCACAGCGTGAG GTGGTTGATGCACCAATGCTGCCTACCAAATTCCTCTACCTTAAGCACCTGACCATTATTTTGAGATTAGGACCAGACGGTTCGGGGGCATATGACTATTTTTCTCTGGTTTCTTTCCTGGATGCTTCTCCTTCCCTGGAGACTTTGACATTAGAT GTGACTCAGCGGCGTATGGTGCATGAATCGATTTTTGTGGATTCACAACTGAGGCACATGCCCGAACACCACCATGGCCACCTCAAGAGCGTGAAGATCAGTGGTTTCAGCTCTGCGAAGTGCTTGATTGAGCTGACGTGTTATATTCTCAAGAACGCGGTGTCACTTGAGTGTCTTACATTGGAcaccatttgtgggcataggtgTTATGATGAAGGCGGTGACGATTGGTGTGTTCCCATGGCAGATCCTATTCTCATGGAAACCCCTAGGACGCTCTCGGCTATCAGAACATACATTGAGAATAAAGTTCCATCTACAGTTAAGTTAACTGTTCTGGAGCCTTGCAACAAGTGCCATGGTAAAAGACTAGAGCGTCTATTATCACTGTCACGCAATGTCATTTCCATTTAA
- the LOC125513269 gene encoding uncharacterized protein LOC125513269 — protein sequence MDYERIEKPSFPTQGGGFSPKRLRAMLLGVERRRKDAGAGDDDGEPEQEEEYGAVPMASVRSDDDARRGGGMCEEYKDVDVVSTMSGSSSSLDTGSGHRSRDSHSMGSRFRVPEEDSCDSESVASNFEFHKERGASARSAPTAVVAPFSKPPPSKWDDAQKWIASPTTNRPGRAGGAFPRKMEKTGFGGGRLPATKVVLEAMEEIDTKRIDPSQEKREIGWQKAANWATPEPYPEVEPCTKSAPGAESTIIDSAVTLSCDSSTTLQSATACIPPPPTVRSVSMRDMGTEMTPIASQEPSRTGTPVRATSPDCSRPTTPRRTLGINAVGATINRGECSNADLSEQELQMKTRREIMLLGTQLGKTSIAAWASKKEEEKDASLSLKTVSSDQSAQNATEVRAAAWEEAEKAKYLARFKREEIKIHAWEDHQKAKIEAEMRKIEVEVERMRARAQDKLMSKLASTRHTADEQRAAAESKRDRSAARTAEQAEHIRRTGRMPPSLGCWNWCS from the exons atGGACTACGAGCGCATCGAGAAGCCCTCGTTCCCCACGCAG GGCGGGGGCTTCTCGCCGAAGCGGCTGCGCGCGATGCTGCTGGGCGTGGAGAGGCGCCGCAAGGACGCCGGCGCCGGGGACGACGACGGGGAGCCGGAGCAGGAGGAGGAGTACGGCGCGGTGCCCATGGCCTCCGTCAGATCCGACGACGACGCGCGCA GAGGAGGTGGCATGTGCGAAGAATACAAGGACGTGGACGTGGTGAGCACCATGTCAGGATCTTCGTCCTCGCTGGACACCGGGAGCGGGCACCGGTCGCGAGACTCCCACTCCATGGGCTCGAGGTTCAGGGTGCCTGAGGAGGACTCGTGCGACTCCGAGAGCGTGGCGTCCAACTTCGAGTTCCACAAGGAGCGAGGGGCCTCTGCTCGGTCTGCGCCCACGGCGGTGGTCGCGCCGTTCTCCAAGCCCCCGCCGTCGAAGTGGGATGATGCCCAGAAATGGATCGCCAGCCCGACGACGAACCGTCCCGGTAGGGCTGGTGGAGCTTTCCCAAGGAAGATGGAGAAAACTGGCTTTGGTGGAGGGAGGCTGCCGGCGACAAAGGTTGTGCTGGAGGCCATGGAGGAAATAGACACCAAGAGGATCGATCCGAGCCAAGAGAAGAGGGAGATTGGGTGGCAGAAAGCGGCGAACTGGGCCACGCCGGAGCCCTATCCAGAAGTGGAGCCTTGCACAAAGTCTGCACCTGGTGCAGAAAGTACTATAATTGATTCAGCTG TTACTTTGAGCTGTGATTCATCTACCACGCTTCAGAGTGCCACTGCATGCATACCTCCCCCACCAACAGTCCGGTCAGTATCGATGAGGGATATGGGTACTGAAATGACCCCAATTGCAAGCCAAGAACCATCCCGGACAGGAACACCTGTCAGAGCAACAAGCCCGGATTGCTCTCGGCCAACTACTCCACGAAGGACATTGGGTATCAATGCAGTTGGCGCTACTATCAACCGCGGTGAATGTAGCAATGCAGATTTAAGTGAACAGGAGTTGCAAATGAAGACTAGGAGAGAGATAATGCTTCTTGGCACCCAGCTAGGTAAAACCAGCATCGCGGCATGGGCAAGTAAGAAGGAAGAGGAAAAGGATGCATCGCTTTCTCTCAAGACAGTGTCTTCAGACCAATCTGCACAAAATGCAACCGAAGTCCGTGCAGCTGCCTGGGAGGAGGCAGAAAAGGCCAAGTACTTAGCAAG GTTTAAACGAGAAGAGATCAAGATTCATGCATGGGAAGATCACCAGAAAGCCAAAATCGAAGCAGAAATGAGAAAAATTGAG GTCGAGGTGGAGAGGATGCGAGCCCGTGCGCAAGACAAGTTGATGAGCAAGCTCGCGTCCACGAGGCACACCGCGGACGAGCAGCGAGCCGCCGCGGAGTCGAAGAGGGACCGCAGCGCCGCAAGGACGGCGGAGCAGGCAGAGCACATCAGGAGAACCGGGAGGATGCCGCCCTCGCTCGGCTGCTGGAACTGGTGCTCGTAG
- the LOC125513270 gene encoding DNA-directed RNA polymerase II subunit 4, producing MSGMEEEENAAELKIGEEFLKAKCLMNCEVAIILEHKWEQLQHMSDGGADQVSQVFEKSQAYVKRFSRYKNPDAVRQVRETLSRYSLVEFELCTLGNLCPDTADEAKALVPSLVPGGRFDSDDRVDKMLNDLSLIKKFE from the exons ATGTCCggcatggaggaggaggagaacgCCGCCGAGCTCAAGATCGGCGAAG AGTTTCTTAAGGCCAAGTGCCTGATGAACTGCGAGGTGGCGATAATCCTGGAGCACAAGTGGGAGCAGCTGCAGCACATGTCGGACGGCGGCGCCGACCAGGTCTCGCAGGTCTTCGAGAAGTCGCAGGCCTACGTCAAGCGCTTCAGCCGCTACAAGAACCCCGACGCCGTGCGCCAGGTCCGCGAGACGCTCTCCCGCTACAGCCTCGTCGAGTTCGAGCTCTGCACCCTGGGGAACCTCTGCCCCGACACCGCCGACGAGGCCAAGGCGCTCGTCCCCTCCCTCGTCCCTGGCGGCAGGTTCGACAGCGACGACCGCGTCGACAAGATGCTCAACGACCTCTCCCTCATCAAGAAGTTCGAGTAG